The following proteins are co-located in the Syntrophorhabdaceae bacterium genome:
- a CDS encoding response regulator: protein MGKKRILVIDDDVDFVDLNKAILENSGFEVVTAFSGREGMDKVKFESPDLIMLDLMMEKHDSGFNFAKTIKADPRYKNIPILMISSVKTETGYDFSMDLDGYWMKTDDFVGKPVAPEELLKRINSLLAKEQKE from the coding sequence ATGGGCAAAAAAAGAATCTTGGTCATCGATGACGATGTGGATTTCGTGGATCTCAACAAGGCTATCCTCGAAAACAGCGGATTCGAGGTAGTGACAGCATTTTCGGGCCGTGAAGGCATGGATAAGGTCAAGTTTGAATCGCCTGACCTTATCATGCTCGATCTCATGATGGAAAAGCACGACTCGGGTTTTAACTTTGCAAAGACCATCAAGGCAGATCCTCGCTATAAAAACATACCGATTCTTATGATCTCATCAGTGAAAACAGAAACCGGGTACGATTTTTCCATGGACCTCGACGGCTACTGGATGAAGACCGATGATTTTGTCGGTAAACCGGTTGCGCCGGAAGAACTGCTCAAGCGCATCAACAGTCTTTTGGCGAAAGAACAAAAAGAATAA
- a CDS encoding response regulator, with translation MAETAHILVVDDEKGIREGCRRILVSEGYAVDLAENGKEALDMVRAKPYDLLLVDLMMPVMGGMELMEEVGQIDPEIIMIVITGFATVETAVDAMKRGAYDYIPKPFSPDQLISVLNRGLEKRRLRIETEKLREERDQKLLEIASEKSKLRTVVNSMADGIIVINREGQLVLFNPAATKMLDLDQRLELGKSVLDIIVQKDLLDLINKAFSPDSSRYTVLSEEIELTGAESKTLMVNVARVEDEMGRDLGAVSTFRDITGLKEIEEIKSQFVRMVAHELRAPLAAVTGYLTAYLTGVAGTDPQVNRQMLERARLRAESLIELVNDLLQFARLESKKVERKKELLDISEIIVNTVELLKPQGAGKDLVFELNIPAKLPLIEADRTEMDQLITNLVSNAIKYNVKDGKVVVSATPDTHFLTIKVADTGIGIEEEFLPCIFDEFYRVQGPNTRYTTGTGLGLSIVKKIVESNFGRIEVESQVDRGTTFTVKLPLKGMDRE, from the coding sequence ATGGCTGAGACAGCGCACATCCTGGTAGTTGATGATGAGAAGGGTATCCGTGAAGGGTGCCGAAGGATCCTCGTCAGCGAAGGATATGCCGTTGATTTGGCGGAAAACGGGAAAGAGGCCCTGGACATGGTGCGAGCAAAACCCTACGACCTCCTCCTTGTCGATCTCATGATGCCTGTCATGGGAGGTATGGAGCTCATGGAAGAGGTAGGGCAGATTGACCCTGAAATCATCATGATCGTCATTACCGGTTTTGCAACGGTGGAAACCGCTGTCGACGCCATGAAGCGAGGCGCGTATGACTACATCCCAAAACCCTTCTCGCCTGACCAGCTCATCTCTGTTCTCAACAGAGGCCTTGAAAAGAGACGGCTCAGGATCGAGACGGAAAAGCTCCGTGAGGAAAGGGATCAGAAGCTCCTTGAAATAGCCAGCGAAAAATCGAAGCTTCGTACCGTGGTCAACTCAATGGCCGATGGGATCATTGTTATCAACCGCGAGGGTCAGCTCGTGCTCTTTAACCCCGCGGCGACTAAAATGCTTGATCTCGATCAAAGACTCGAGCTCGGCAAGAGTGTCCTCGACATCATAGTGCAAAAGGATTTGCTCGACCTTATAAACAAGGCCTTTTCTCCTGATTCCTCAAGGTACACGGTTCTTTCCGAGGAGATCGAACTGACCGGGGCGGAATCAAAGACCCTTATGGTCAACGTTGCGAGGGTAGAGGACGAGATGGGCCGCGATCTCGGCGCGGTGAGCACTTTTCGCGACATAACAGGACTTAAGGAGATCGAGGAGATAAAATCGCAGTTTGTCCGGATGGTTGCGCACGAACTCAGGGCGCCTCTGGCGGCGGTGACCGGGTACCTGACGGCCTACCTCACAGGGGTAGCAGGCACCGATCCTCAGGTGAACCGCCAGATGCTGGAGCGGGCCCGGCTCAGGGCTGAGTCGCTTATCGAGCTGGTAAACGATCTTTTGCAGTTCGCGAGACTCGAATCAAAGAAGGTCGAAAGAAAAAAGGAGCTTCTCGACATATCGGAAATTATCGTGAACACCGTAGAACTCCTAAAACCTCAGGGTGCAGGCAAAGACCTCGTCTTTGAGCTCAACATCCCGGCCAAGCTACCCTTGATCGAAGCGGACCGGACAGAAATGGATCAACTCATCACAAACCTTGTATCAAACGCCATAAAGTATAATGTAAAAGACGGCAAGGTCGTGGTCAGCGCCACGCCGGATACTCATTTCTTGACCATTAAGGTGGCCGACACGGGAATCGGCATTGAAGAGGAGTTTCTGCCCTGTATTTTTGATGAATTCTATCGGGTGCAGGGGCCTAATACGCGGTACACCACGGGGACCGGCCTCGGGTTATCGATCGTGAAGAAGATCGTGGAATCCAATTTCGGCCGTATCGAAGTGGAAAGTCAGGTAGACAGAGGAACTACGTTTACGGTGAAACTACCCCTCAAGGGGATGGATAGAGAATAA
- the gltA gene encoding NADPH-dependent glutamate synthase, which translates to MNEEKTPEKQSKIDLNRRDMPKQSPEMRSHNFSEVALGYNTELALSEASRCLKCKKPRCVTGCPVEIDIPGFISCIVQNDFSAGIKKLKEKNCLPAVCGRVCPQESQCESQCILKNKGAEVAIGRLERFLADWEAHSGQVDVPPKTKSSGKKVAIVGSGPAGITVAGDLVLLGHEVTIFEALHRAGGVLTYGIPEFRLPKAIVAREVAYVKSLGVNVITDFVVGKTRTIDELLDAFDAIFIGTGAGLPWFMNIPGENLNGVYSANEYLTRMNLMQGYRFPHSSTPIKKHRKVAVVGGGNVAMDSARTALRMGADEVRIIYRRSHAELPARLEESENAEEEGVIFNMLTLPVRYIGDENGWLKEIECLKMELGEPDASGRRKPVEVPNSNFRIEMDAVVCAIGNSPNPLVPSTTPGLDTTRHGTLVANEQTGKTTRSRIWAGGDIVTGAATVILAMGAGRKAARSMHEYLTTGVE; encoded by the coding sequence ATGAACGAAGAAAAAACCCCCGAAAAACAAAGCAAGATCGACCTCAATCGAAGAGACATGCCCAAACAGTCTCCAGAGATGAGGAGCCACAACTTTAGCGAGGTGGCGCTAGGTTACAACACGGAATTGGCACTCAGCGAGGCAAGCCGTTGCTTAAAGTGCAAGAAGCCGAGGTGCGTCACCGGATGTCCCGTAGAGATAGACATCCCTGGCTTCATTTCGTGCATCGTGCAAAATGATTTTTCCGCAGGCATCAAGAAACTCAAAGAAAAAAACTGTCTGCCGGCTGTCTGCGGAAGGGTCTGCCCTCAGGAATCCCAGTGCGAATCGCAGTGCATTTTGAAAAACAAGGGCGCTGAGGTGGCTATCGGCCGGTTGGAAAGATTTCTCGCCGATTGGGAGGCACACAGCGGTCAGGTGGACGTCCCACCAAAAACCAAATCGAGCGGAAAGAAGGTGGCGATTGTGGGCTCGGGTCCGGCGGGGATCACCGTGGCCGGCGATCTGGTTCTCTTGGGCCACGAGGTTACCATCTTTGAGGCGCTTCACAGAGCGGGTGGCGTTCTCACGTACGGTATTCCCGAATTTCGTCTGCCCAAGGCCATAGTGGCACGAGAAGTCGCCTACGTGAAAAGTCTTGGGGTAAATGTCATTACCGATTTCGTGGTGGGCAAGACACGGACTATCGATGAACTCCTCGACGCATTCGACGCGATCTTCATTGGGACGGGTGCGGGCCTGCCCTGGTTCATGAACATTCCCGGTGAGAACTTAAACGGGGTTTATTCGGCGAATGAGTACCTGACCCGCATGAATCTCATGCAGGGGTATCGATTCCCCCACTCTTCAACACCTATCAAGAAGCACAGGAAGGTCGCCGTGGTAGGGGGTGGAAATGTAGCTATGGATTCGGCCCGAACCGCACTCAGGATGGGGGCCGATGAGGTGCGTATCATTTATCGCAGATCCCATGCAGAGCTCCCGGCACGGCTTGAGGAAAGTGAGAATGCCGAGGAAGAAGGCGTGATTTTCAATATGCTTACCCTGCCCGTCAGATATATCGGTGACGAAAACGGATGGCTCAAGGAGATCGAATGCCTCAAGATGGAGCTTGGCGAACCCGACGCGTCAGGCAGAAGAAAGCCCGTTGAGGTGCCAAACTCGAATTTCCGCATTGAAATGGATGCCGTGGTCTGCGCCATCGGGAACAGCCCGAACCCGCTCGTTCCCTCCACCACACCCGGCCTTGACACCACGCGCCACGGAACGCTCGTGGCCAACGAGCAAACCGGAAAGACGACCCGAAGCCGCATATGGGCGGGCGGCGACATTGTTACCGGGGCGGCAACCGTCATCCTTGCCATGGGCGCGGGACGAAAGGCGGCAAGGTCCATGCACGAATATTTGACGACAGGCGTAGAGTAA
- a CDS encoding metalloregulator ArsR/SmtB family transcription factor, with the protein MLRDGDIRVYEMQADMCAALANAKRLQILNLLKDGEVSVAQMVRVTGVSKANLSQHLAILRQRNLVSTRRQGTTIYYTISNPKITEACAIIRGVLIEMLKEKVKLSKRMQEVKL; encoded by the coding sequence GTGTTGAGGGATGGTGACATAAGGGTCTACGAGATGCAGGCGGATATGTGTGCTGCTCTTGCCAATGCTAAACGATTACAAATACTTAACCTCTTAAAGGATGGGGAGGTATCGGTTGCCCAAATGGTAAGGGTCACGGGCGTTAGCAAGGCCAATCTCTCCCAGCATCTCGCTATACTCAGACAAAGAAACCTCGTATCGACCAGGAGGCAAGGGACTACCATCTATTACACAATCTCGAACCCCAAAATCACGGAAGCTTGTGCAATCATCCGGGGAGTTCTCATCGAAATGCTCAAAGAAAAAGTGAAGCTCTCCAAAAGGATGCAGGAAGTGAAGCTTTGA
- a CDS encoding [Fe-Fe] hydrogenase large subunit C-terminal domain-containing protein yields MNNTGQDLIEHEEHTNRGLTIDSRKCRLCLYCVQLCPSKAVKLEKDTIKVIPERCILCASCIKGCPQHAMSLYGGLGTVGSVLASGAKTIACLDPAFPAAFDAESPRRFVTALKKLGFTEVWEGAFGVELVSQAYRRLLDSNTGSPLISSFCPAIVFYIQKYLPQLIPNLAPIVSPMIAIGKVARHIKGNDWKTIYITPCLAQVGESVADEVAGVIDHVITFRDVQRMLDAAGIDQGKLEETEFDGPRPFLGRIMPVIGGLNRSMGSSFDVLEDEVSVAYGRRQVIGLLNQLASGYIRAGFLDLVYCDGCIDGPFIDRELSVLGRRHVIARYTKGEMAKQNMSDVHKELEKYQGIDLGREFRNTEEKLTAPSEEEIETILKKIDKLPPSNNLDCRACGYATCRDKAIAVAQGLADAQFCLPYLLDQSNKIYQQLEKSHRELQKSHQELEHAQYQLIRTEKLAALGQLAAGVAHEINNPLGTITIYAHILLKTMETEDPRRDDIALIINEANRTKGIVQGLLSFARETKLKPGDTDINELLEDALGLLVNQSLFQNIKIKKNFAKDLPAIFADGTQLKQVFLNIVLNAAQAMEGKGNLAITTWLQKDHIKIRIRDTGPGILPEHVAKLFNPFFTTKEKGTGLGLAISYGIIERHSGKIEVDTELERGSTFTISLPLGRDEKDLQDETKRH; encoded by the coding sequence ATGAATAACACAGGACAAGATCTTATAGAACACGAAGAACACACCAACCGGGGCCTCACCATTGACAGTAGAAAATGCCGTCTCTGTCTGTACTGCGTGCAGCTTTGCCCTTCGAAGGCCGTAAAGCTTGAAAAAGACACGATCAAGGTAATTCCTGAACGGTGTATCCTGTGTGCGAGTTGCATCAAAGGCTGTCCTCAACACGCAATGAGCCTGTATGGCGGCCTTGGTACGGTGGGAAGTGTGCTCGCCTCGGGCGCTAAGACGATCGCCTGTCTTGACCCTGCCTTTCCTGCCGCTTTTGATGCCGAGAGCCCGCGCCGATTCGTTACCGCATTGAAGAAGCTCGGGTTTACCGAAGTCTGGGAGGGGGCCTTCGGCGTGGAACTCGTAAGCCAGGCTTATAGAAGACTACTCGACAGCAATACCGGCTCCCCGCTCATCTCGTCATTTTGCCCTGCTATTGTCTTCTACATCCAGAAATATCTACCTCAGCTCATCCCCAATCTGGCGCCTATCGTGTCCCCAATGATTGCGATAGGCAAGGTGGCGCGCCACATCAAGGGGAATGATTGGAAGACCATATATATTACGCCCTGCCTTGCACAGGTGGGGGAGAGCGTGGCGGACGAGGTAGCCGGGGTGATAGATCACGTCATCACATTCCGTGACGTCCAGCGCATGCTTGATGCGGCAGGCATAGACCAGGGTAAGCTCGAAGAAACCGAATTTGATGGTCCGCGACCCTTTTTGGGCAGAATCATGCCGGTGATCGGCGGCCTGAATCGAAGCATGGGTTCAAGCTTTGACGTGCTCGAGGACGAAGTAAGCGTGGCATACGGACGGCGACAGGTGATAGGCCTTCTCAATCAGCTTGCCTCCGGTTACATACGAGCGGGGTTCCTCGATCTTGTCTATTGTGACGGTTGTATTGACGGGCCCTTCATCGACAGAGAACTCTCGGTACTCGGGAGAAGACATGTTATTGCCCGATATACCAAGGGTGAGATGGCCAAACAGAATATGTCCGATGTCCACAAAGAACTCGAGAAATACCAAGGTATCGACCTTGGTCGTGAGTTCCGTAATACGGAAGAGAAACTTACCGCGCCTTCCGAAGAAGAAATAGAAACGATCCTCAAGAAGATAGACAAGCTCCCGCCCAGCAACAACCTTGACTGCAGGGCCTGCGGATACGCGACCTGTCGTGATAAGGCCATAGCCGTTGCCCAGGGGCTCGCTGACGCACAATTCTGTCTCCCCTACCTGCTTGACCAGAGCAACAAGATCTATCAGCAACTTGAGAAGTCGCATCGCGAGCTGCAAAAATCGCATCAAGAACTCGAACATGCCCAGTATCAGCTCATCCGCACAGAGAAGCTGGCAGCCCTGGGGCAACTCGCTGCAGGTGTGGCCCACGAAATCAATAACCCGCTTGGTACCATTACTATATACGCGCACATACTGTTAAAGACTATGGAGACCGAAGATCCGAGACGGGATGATATCGCGCTTATCATTAACGAGGCAAACCGTACAAAAGGTATCGTTCAGGGGCTCTTAAGTTTCGCGCGCGAGACCAAGCTCAAACCGGGCGACACGGATATTAATGAGCTCCTCGAAGACGCTCTCGGGCTTCTCGTCAACCAGTCCCTGTTCCAGAACATAAAAATAAAGAAAAATTTTGCCAAAGACCTGCCCGCCATATTTGCCGACGGGACTCAGCTTAAGCAGGTGTTCTTAAATATTGTCCTCAACGCAGCGCAGGCAATGGAAGGCAAGGGCAATCTCGCGATTACAACATGGTTGCAAAAAGACCATATAAAGATTAGGATTCGTGATACAGGCCCGGGCATTCTGCCGGAACATGTGGCAAAACTCTTCAACCCCTTTTTCACCACCAAAGAGAAGGGTACCGGGTTGGGGCTTGCCATCTCTTACGGGATTATCGAGAGGCATTCCGGCAAAATCGAAGTCGACACCGAATTGGAAAGAGGAAGCACCTTTACCATTTCCTTACCTCTGGGCAGAGACGAAAAGGATTTGCAGGACGAAACAAAGAGGCATTAA